A genomic region of Cyprinus carpio isolate SPL01 chromosome B13, ASM1834038v1, whole genome shotgun sequence contains the following coding sequences:
- the LOC122139488 gene encoding NLR family CARD domain-containing protein 3-like, with the protein MNHTQTPRDQDFSPGCSSVHQKKSEAEPSCVSLRSDESLPHPIDFKSDDTRFNLNHEVLNTFRSNLMKKFERLYEGTATQRNPTLLNEIYTELYITESESGEISNEHEVRQIETQSRRAATEDTAIKCSDIFTPLPGQDKAIRTVMTKGVAGIGKTVSVQKLILDWAEGKENQDVQLIFPLPFREINLMKDTTLSLSDLLQVFFPETKEMEISSDEYKVLFIFDGLDECRLFLDFKSKVKLCNISESASVDVLLVNLIVGNLLPSALIWITSRPAAANLVPSECVHRVTEVRGFNEPQKKEYFRKRISDQSLADRIISHLKSSRSLYIMCHIPVFCWISAAVLEKMLSPAESGEIPKTLTQMYTHFLILQTNIKHEKHYEKKVTDEDMILKLGKVAFQQLVKGNLIFYEEDLRECGIDVREASVYSGLCTQIFREEFVLFQVKVFCFVHLTVQEHLAALYVHISCTNHNINVFEPIKKQSFWSKVKEWFQLSSSEHVSLSEVHQRAVKEGLQSKNGHLDLFLRFLLGLSVESHQILLQRIMKLKRSSSDSNEKTVEYIKEKIRTIDSPEKSINLFHCLNELGDHSLVEEIQQYLTSGRIKETKLSSSQWSALVFVLLTSEDELKEFRLDKFVKETNNPENMKVLQKLLPVIKESRSVQLINCGVTDEGCAALSSALRSNPSHLRELNLSWNKLIDSVKVLSVGLEDPHCKLEILWLSGCGVTDEGCAALTSALRSNPSHLRELNLFGNKLRDSSRKLLSDLKDDPHYKLQTLSY; encoded by the exons ttcagttcatcagaagaaatcagaagcagagcccagctgtgtgtctctgaggAGTGATGAATCTTTGCCTCATCCAATTGACTTTAAGAGTGATGACACAAGGTTCAACCTCAA CCATGAAGTCCTCAACACGTTCAGATCAAATCTAATGAAGAAGTTTGAGCGTCTGTATGAGGGAACAGCGACGCAGAGAAACCCAACActcctgaatgagatctacacagagctctacatcacagagagtgagagtggagagatcagtaatgagcatgaggtgagacagattgagacacagtccaggagagcagcaacagaggacacagccatcaaatgcagtgacatctttacacctttacctggacaagacaaagccatcagaactgtgatgacaaagggagtcgctggcattggaaaaacagtctctgtgcagaagctgatcctggactgggctgaagggaaagagaatcaggacgtccagctcatatttccacttcctttcagagaaatcaatCTGATGAAGGACACaacactcagtctttcagatcttcttcaaGTGTTTTTCCCTGAaactaaagaaatggaaatatccagtgatgaatataaagtgttgttcatctttgatggtctggacgaGTGTCGTCTGTTTCTGGACTTTAAGAGCAAAGtgaaactgtgtaatatatctgaatcagcctcagtggacgtgctgctggtgaacctcattgtggggaatctgcttccctctgctctcatctggatcacctccagaccagcagcagctaatctcgtcccctctgagtgtgtccatcgagtgacagaggtacgaggcttcaatgagccacagaagaaggaatacttcaggaagagaatcagtgatcagagtctggccgacaggatcatctcacacctgaagtcatcaaggagcctctacatcatgtgccacatcccagtgttctgctggatctcagccgctgttctggagaagatgttgagtccagcagagagtggagagattcccaagactctcactcagatgtacacacacttcctgatccttcagaccaacatcaaacatgagaagcactatgagaagaaggtgacagatgaagacatgatcctcaaactggggaaagtggcttttcagcagcttgtgaaaggaaacctgatcttctacgaggaagacctgagagagtgtggcattgatgtgagagaagcatcagtgtactcaggattgtgcactcagatcttcagagaggagtttgTCTTGTTTCAGGtgaaagtcttctgctttgttcatctgacagttcaggaacatctagcagctctatatgtACATATCTCCTGTACAAATCACAACATAAATGTGTTTGAGCCAATCAAGAAACAGAGTTTTTGGTCTAAAGTGAAGGAATGGTTTCAACTCAGTTCATCAGAACATGTTTCATTATCTGAGGTGCATCAGAGAGCTGTGAAAGAGGGTCTTCAGAGTAAaaatggacatctggatcttttCCTGCGGTTCCTTCTGGGTTTGTCAGTGGAGTCTCATCAGATTCTCCTGCAACGAATAATGAAGCTGAAAAGAAGCAGCTCTGACAGCAATgagaaaacagttgagtacatcaaGGAGAAGATCAGGACCATTGactctccagagaaatccatcaatctgttccactgtctgaatgaactgggtgaCCATTCACTAGTGGAGGAAATACAACAGTATCTGACATCTGGAAGAATAAAGGAAACCAAACTCTCTTCATCTCAGTGGTCAGctttagtttttgtgttgttgacatcagaagATGAATTGAAGGAGTTTCGtcttgataaatttgttaaagaaACGAATAATCCTGAAAATATGAAAGTTCTTCAGAAGTTGCTGCCTGTGattaaagaatccagatcagttcA GTTGATTaattgtggcgtcacagatgaaggttgtgctgctctgtcttcagctctgagatcaaacccctcacacctgagagagctgaatctgtCGTGGAATAAACTAATAGATTCAGTGAAGGTGCTCTCTGTTGgactggaggatcctcactgtaaactggagatacTGTG